One Chaetodon auriga isolate fChaAug3 chromosome 14, fChaAug3.hap1, whole genome shotgun sequence genomic window carries:
- the LOC143331493 gene encoding transformer-2 protein homolog alpha-like isoform X3 produces MSDNEKEFREQVEVGRKKKAEDVSDDSQPGSRSASPRGSATSTSRSPARSRESSHHSRSRSRSRSRSKSRSRSHRSSRRHYSRSRSRSHRRRSKSRSRSWHRRRSHSRSPMSNRRRHIGNRANPDPNSCLGVFGLSLYTTERDLREVFSKYGPLSDVNIVYDQQSRRSRGFAFVYFENSEDSKEAKERANGMELDGRRIRVDFSITKRAHTPTPGIYMGRPTYGGGGGGGGGGGSGGGSSRRNSRDYDRGYDRGYDRGYDRGYDRDYDRYDDREYRSYRRRSPSPYYSRGYRSRSRSRSYSPRHY; encoded by the exons ATGAGCGACAACGAGAAAGAATTCAGGGAGCAG GTTGAGgttggaagaaagaaaaaggcgGAAGACGTTTCAGAT GACTCGCAGCCTGGCTCGAGGAGCGCCTCCCCTCGGGGCTCGGCGACGTCCACCAGCCGCTCGCCAGCACGCTCCAGAGAGAGCTCCCACCATTCCAGGTCCAGATCTCGTTCTCGATCCAGGTCCAAATCCAG ATCCCGTTCCCATCGAAGTTCACGCAGACACTACTCCCGTTCTCGTTCCCGCTCCCACCGGCGCCGCTCCAAGAGCAGATCTCGTAGTTGGCACAGGAGAAGGAGCCATAGCCGATCCCCCATGTCGAATCGTCGCAGGCACATTGGCAACAGG GCTAACCCAGACCCCAACAGCTGTCTGGGTGTGTTTGGACTGAGTTTGTACACCACTGAGAGGGATCTCAGGGAGGTCTTCTCTAAGTATGGACCTTTGAGTGACGTCAACATCGTGTATGATCAGCAGTCTCGTCGCTCAAGAGGCTTTGCCTTCGTCTACTTTGAAAACTCTGAGGACTCTAAGGAG GCTAAGGAGCGTGCTAACGGAATGGAGCTTGATGGGCGGAGGATACGAGTCGATTTCTCCATTACAAAACGAGCCCATACTCCCACCCCTGGAATCTACATGGGACGACCCACATA tggtggtggcggcggaggcggtggtggaggtggcAGCGGTGGTGGTTCATCGCGCCGCAACTCAAGAGACTATGACAGGGGCTACGACAGAGGCTACGATAGGGGCTACGACAGAGGCTATGATCGTGATTATGATCGCTACGATGACAGAGAATACAGATCATACAG GCGCAGATCTCCGTCTCCTTATTATAGTAGAGGCTACCGCTCCCGATCCCGCTCACGGTCCTACTCGCCAC GTCACTACTGA
- the senp2 gene encoding sentrin-specific protease 2 isoform X2, translating into MYGWIVDGISSLFEPVTGKKPTEWPGKGNVSEEVPTRPGVKPCAQRLDNHGRPAKRNYQSVDVADSVCQSDQVEVKRRKRDVVISCVKKTVAGVAGLLRLRNPLTTRCEKTRYHEEAQPVTLMGIDELHTSWLNSTEWKMSKPVGGMNERGGKNPFQSSSPPLMRKYSGPSLSAGLPDRGKDRESRGSLQLLPSRPALRVGTANPDPTCNGFVHNRCYKPSLTVEEAIKQNDKEHYRRLLEMVTVKYNKSQPLPFNQTKPQDVSLSQADPKTAASGKAFESVPRKMGYTAASGVFTWRNASTTKDRWCSLTFTKTFNGAFEETQPVRCVKKQAAELDLSTEVATRLKLVDRETPAVGLPEAHTAHSRHSDEDIPWLTKEMAAEVSCALAQSDPNLVLSAAFKLRITQRDLATLQEGGWLNDEVINFYLSLVMERCSGDAAALKVYSFSTFFFPKLRGGGGGQAGGHTAVKRWTKAVDLFLYDLILVPLHLGIHWAMAVIDFKSKTVKSYDSMGQRHDDICSLLLLYLKEEHKAKKGRELDSTKWTVGSLKEIPQQKNGSDCGVFACKYADYITKGRPLTFKQCHMPLFRKVMIWEILNQKLL; encoded by the exons ATGTATGGATGGATAGTTGACGGAATCTCGTCGCTGTTTGAGCCCGTTACGGGGAAAAAACCCACCGAGTGGCCCGGGAAAGGTAACGTTAGCGAAGAGGTACCCACGCGACCTGGCGTGAAACCGTGTGCACAGCGGCTGGACAACCACGGCAGACCGGCCAAACGGAACTACCAGAG tgttgatgttgCAGACAGTGTTTGCCAGAGCGACCAGGTAGAGGTGAAAAGACGAAAGCGAG ATGTAGTCATTAGCTGTGTGAAGAAGACTGTGGCTGGGGTAGCAGGTCTGCTCAGGCTGAGAAACCCGCTGACGACCAGGTGTGAGAAGACCAGATACCATGAAGAGGCACAG CCGGTTACTCTGATGGGAATAGATGAGCTCCACACCTCGTGGCTGAACAGTACTGAGTGGAAAATGA gtAAACCAGTGGGTGGAATGAATGAGAGGGGTGGGAAGAATCCCTTTCAGAGCTCCTCACCTCCTTTAATGAGAAAATACAG TGGGCCAAGCCTGTCTGCAGGGCTCCCTGACAGGGGGAAAGACAGGGAGAGCAGAGGCTCTCTCCAGTTGCTGCCTTCCAGACCTGCTCTTAGGGTGGGAACTGCCAACCCCGATCCAACATGCAATGGCTTTGTGCACAACCGCTGCTACAAGCCCAGTCTTACCGTAGAAGAG GCCATAAAGCAGAATGATAAGGAACACTACAGGCGCTTGCTGGAGATGGTGACAGTGAAATATAATAAAAGCCAACCACTACCTTTCaaccaaacaaaaccacaagA TGTGTCGCTGTCCCAGGCTGATCCCAAAACTGCTGCTTCAGGAAAAGCCTTTGAATCAGTGCCCAGGAAGATGGGATACACAG CTGCCTCAGGTGTGTTTACCTGGAGAAATGCATCTACAACCAAGGACAG GTGGTGTAGCTTGACCTTTACTAAGACATTCAATGGAGCCTTTGAGGAAACGCAGCCTGTGAGATGTGTGAAG aaacaggcagcagagtTGGACCTTTCTACAGAAGTAGCTACTCGCCTCAAGCTAGTGGACAGAGAGACTCCTGCTGTCGGTCTCCCTGaggcacacacagcacattcaaGACACAGCGATGAGGACATACCTTGGCTGACCAAG gAAATGGCAGCGGAGGTGAGTTGCGCTCTGGCTCAAAGTGATCCCAACCTTGTTCTGAGTGCAGCTTTCAAACTACGCATCACACAGAGAGACCTGGCCACACTGCAGGAAGGCGGCTGGCTCAACGATGAG GTGATCAACTTCTACCTTTCCCTGGTCATGGAGCGGTGCTCCGGTGACGCAGCAGCATTAAAAGTCTACTCGTTCAGCACCTTCTTCTTCCCCAAGCTGCGGGGTGGAGGAGGCGGACAGGCGGGAGGACACACCGCAGTGAAGCGCTGGACCAAGGCTGTTGACCTTTTCCTCTACGACCTCATTCTGGTCCCTCTGCACCTGGGCATCCACTGGGCAATGGCT GTGATTGATTTTAAATCAAAGACAGTGAAGTCATATGACTCGATGGGCCAGAGACACGATGACATCTGTAGTCTTTTACT ACTCTACCTTAAAGAGGAGCACAAAGCgaagaaaggcagagagctCGACAGCACCAAATGGACTGTTGGAAGTTTGAAG GAGATTCCccagcagaaaaatggcagtGATTGTGGTGTTTTTGCCTGTAAATATGCAGACTATATCACAAAAGGAAGGCCTCTCACCTTTAAACAG TGCCACATGCCTCTCTTCAGGAAGGTCATGATTTGGGAAATCCTCAACCAGAAGCTGCTATAG
- the LOC143331943 gene encoding obg-like ATPase 1, which produces MPPKKGEAPKPPPLIGRFGTSLKIGIVGLPNVGKSTFFNVLTKSQAAAENFPFCTIDPNESRVPVPDERFDFLCQYHKPASKVPAFLNVVDIAGLVKGAHSGQGLGNAFLSHISACDGIFHMTRAFDDEDIIHVEGNVDPVRDIEIIHEELRLKDEEMIAPLIDKLEKTAVRGGDKKLKPEYDIMLKIRKWIVDEKKHVRFCHDWNDKEIEVLNKYLFLTSKPMIYLVNLSEKDYIRKKNKWLVKIKEWIDAHDPGSLVIPVSGAIESKLLDMEEGERDKYCEEQKTQSVLTKIIKTGYAALQLEYFFTAGPDEVRAWTVRKGTKAPQAAGKIHTDFEKGFIMAEVMKFSDFKEEGSESAVKAAGKYRQQGRNYIVEDGDIIFFKFNTPNAPKKKP; this is translated from the exons ATGCCCCCAAAAAAGGGAGAAGCCCCAAAGCCTCCTCCATTGATTGGACGATTTGGAACCTCTCTGAAAATTGGAATTGTGGGATTACCTAATGTCGG GAAATCCACCTTTTTCAATGTGCTGACCAAAAgccaagctgctgcagagaactTCCCATTCTGCACAATTGACCCAAATGAGAGCAGGGTACCTGTCCCGGACGAGCGCTTTGATTTCCTCTGCCAATACCACAAACCAGCCAG TAAGGTCCCAGCTTTTCTAAACGTCGTGGACATTGCTGGTCTGGTGAAGGGAGCTCACTCAGGACAGGGACTTGGAAATGCCTTTCTCTCCCACATCAGTGCCTGTGATGGCATCTTCCACATGACTC GTGCGTTTGATGATGAGGATATTATCCACGTGGAGGGTAATGTTGACCCAGTGAGGGACATTGAGATCATCCACGAGGAGCTGCGGCTAAAGGATGAGGAAATGATCGCCCCACTCATCGACAAACTggagaaaactgctgtcagagGAGGTGACAAAAAACTCAAGCCTGAATAT GACATCATGCTGAAAATAAGGAAATGGATCGTTGATGAGAAGAAACACGTCAGATTTTGCCATGACTGGAACGACAAAGAG ATTGAGGTGTTGAACAAATACCTGTTTCTGACGTCCAAGCCCATGATCTACCTGGTTAATCTCTCAGAGAAAGATTACatcagaaaaaagaacaagtg GCTGGTGAAAATCAAGGAGTGGATAGACGCTCATGACCCCGGTTCTCTGGTGATCCCTGTGAGTGGAGCTATCGAGTCTAAACTGCTGGACATGGAGGAGGGCGAGCGGGACAAGTACTGCGAGGAACAGAAGACACAGAG TGTTCTGACCAAAATAATAAAGACCGGCtatgcagcactgcagctggaGTACTTCTTCACAGCGGGACCAGATGAGGTGCGAGCGTGGACCGTCAGG AAAGGCACCAAGGCTCCTCAAGCTGCAGGAAAGATCCACACCGACTTTGAAAAAGGCTTCATCATGGCCGAGGTGATGAAGTTCAGTGACTTCaaggaggaaggaagtgaaAGTGCAGTcaag gCTGCCGGGAAATACAGGCAACAGGGCAGGAACTACATCGTGGAGGACGGAGACATTATCTTTTTCAAATTTAACACACCCAATGCACCTAAAAAGAAGCCGTGA
- the senp2 gene encoding sentrin-specific protease 2 isoform X1, with the protein MYGWIVDGISSLFEPVTGKKPTEWPGKGNVSEEVPTRPGVKPCAQRLDNHGRPAKRNYQSVDVADSVCQSDQVEVKRRKRDVVISCVKKTVAGVAGLLRLRNPLTTRCEKTRYHEEAQPVTLMGIDELHTSWLNSTEWKMSKPVGGMNERGGKNPFQSSSPPLMRKYSGPSLSAGLPDRGKDRESRGSLQLLPSRPALRVGTANPDPTCNGFVHNRCYKPSLTVEEAIKQNDKEHYRRLLEMVTVKYNKSQPLPFNQTKPQDVSLSQADPKTAASGKAFESVPRKMGYTAASGVFTWRNASTTKDRWCSLTFTKTFNGAFEETQPVRCVKQKQAAELDLSTEVATRLKLVDRETPAVGLPEAHTAHSRHSDEDIPWLTKEMAAEVSCALAQSDPNLVLSAAFKLRITQRDLATLQEGGWLNDEVINFYLSLVMERCSGDAAALKVYSFSTFFFPKLRGGGGGQAGGHTAVKRWTKAVDLFLYDLILVPLHLGIHWAMAVIDFKSKTVKSYDSMGQRHDDICSLLLLYLKEEHKAKKGRELDSTKWTVGSLKEIPQQKNGSDCGVFACKYADYITKGRPLTFKQCHMPLFRKVMIWEILNQKLL; encoded by the exons ATGTATGGATGGATAGTTGACGGAATCTCGTCGCTGTTTGAGCCCGTTACGGGGAAAAAACCCACCGAGTGGCCCGGGAAAGGTAACGTTAGCGAAGAGGTACCCACGCGACCTGGCGTGAAACCGTGTGCACAGCGGCTGGACAACCACGGCAGACCGGCCAAACGGAACTACCAGAG tgttgatgttgCAGACAGTGTTTGCCAGAGCGACCAGGTAGAGGTGAAAAGACGAAAGCGAG ATGTAGTCATTAGCTGTGTGAAGAAGACTGTGGCTGGGGTAGCAGGTCTGCTCAGGCTGAGAAACCCGCTGACGACCAGGTGTGAGAAGACCAGATACCATGAAGAGGCACAG CCGGTTACTCTGATGGGAATAGATGAGCTCCACACCTCGTGGCTGAACAGTACTGAGTGGAAAATGA gtAAACCAGTGGGTGGAATGAATGAGAGGGGTGGGAAGAATCCCTTTCAGAGCTCCTCACCTCCTTTAATGAGAAAATACAG TGGGCCAAGCCTGTCTGCAGGGCTCCCTGACAGGGGGAAAGACAGGGAGAGCAGAGGCTCTCTCCAGTTGCTGCCTTCCAGACCTGCTCTTAGGGTGGGAACTGCCAACCCCGATCCAACATGCAATGGCTTTGTGCACAACCGCTGCTACAAGCCCAGTCTTACCGTAGAAGAG GCCATAAAGCAGAATGATAAGGAACACTACAGGCGCTTGCTGGAGATGGTGACAGTGAAATATAATAAAAGCCAACCACTACCTTTCaaccaaacaaaaccacaagA TGTGTCGCTGTCCCAGGCTGATCCCAAAACTGCTGCTTCAGGAAAAGCCTTTGAATCAGTGCCCAGGAAGATGGGATACACAG CTGCCTCAGGTGTGTTTACCTGGAGAAATGCATCTACAACCAAGGACAG GTGGTGTAGCTTGACCTTTACTAAGACATTCAATGGAGCCTTTGAGGAAACGCAGCCTGTGAGATGTGTGAAG cagaaacaggcagcagagtTGGACCTTTCTACAGAAGTAGCTACTCGCCTCAAGCTAGTGGACAGAGAGACTCCTGCTGTCGGTCTCCCTGaggcacacacagcacattcaaGACACAGCGATGAGGACATACCTTGGCTGACCAAG gAAATGGCAGCGGAGGTGAGTTGCGCTCTGGCTCAAAGTGATCCCAACCTTGTTCTGAGTGCAGCTTTCAAACTACGCATCACACAGAGAGACCTGGCCACACTGCAGGAAGGCGGCTGGCTCAACGATGAG GTGATCAACTTCTACCTTTCCCTGGTCATGGAGCGGTGCTCCGGTGACGCAGCAGCATTAAAAGTCTACTCGTTCAGCACCTTCTTCTTCCCCAAGCTGCGGGGTGGAGGAGGCGGACAGGCGGGAGGACACACCGCAGTGAAGCGCTGGACCAAGGCTGTTGACCTTTTCCTCTACGACCTCATTCTGGTCCCTCTGCACCTGGGCATCCACTGGGCAATGGCT GTGATTGATTTTAAATCAAAGACAGTGAAGTCATATGACTCGATGGGCCAGAGACACGATGACATCTGTAGTCTTTTACT ACTCTACCTTAAAGAGGAGCACAAAGCgaagaaaggcagagagctCGACAGCACCAAATGGACTGTTGGAAGTTTGAAG GAGATTCCccagcagaaaaatggcagtGATTGTGGTGTTTTTGCCTGTAAATATGCAGACTATATCACAAAAGGAAGGCCTCTCACCTTTAAACAG TGCCACATGCCTCTCTTCAGGAAGGTCATGATTTGGGAAATCCTCAACCAGAAGCTGCTATAG
- the LOC143331493 gene encoding transformer-2 protein homolog alpha-like isoform X1, whose translation MSDNEKEFREQDSQPGSRSASPRGSATSTSRSPARSRESSHHSRSRSRSRSRSKSRSRSHRSSRRHYSRSRSRSHRRRSKSRSRSWHRRRSHSRSPMSNRRRHIGNRANPDPNSCLGVFGLSLYTTERDLREVFSKYGPLSDVNIVYDQQSRRSRGFAFVYFENSEDSKEAKERANGMELDGRRIRVDFSITKRAHTPTPGIYMGRPTYGGGGGGGGGGGSGGGSSRRNSRDYDRGYDRGYDRGYDRGYDRDYDRYDDREYRSYRRRSPSPYYSRGYRSRSRSRSYSPRHY comes from the exons ATGAGCGACAACGAGAAAGAATTCAGGGAGCAG GACTCGCAGCCTGGCTCGAGGAGCGCCTCCCCTCGGGGCTCGGCGACGTCCACCAGCCGCTCGCCAGCACGCTCCAGAGAGAGCTCCCACCATTCCAGGTCCAGATCTCGTTCTCGATCCAGGTCCAAATCCAG ATCCCGTTCCCATCGAAGTTCACGCAGACACTACTCCCGTTCTCGTTCCCGCTCCCACCGGCGCCGCTCCAAGAGCAGATCTCGTAGTTGGCACAGGAGAAGGAGCCATAGCCGATCCCCCATGTCGAATCGTCGCAGGCACATTGGCAACAGG GCTAACCCAGACCCCAACAGCTGTCTGGGTGTGTTTGGACTGAGTTTGTACACCACTGAGAGGGATCTCAGGGAGGTCTTCTCTAAGTATGGACCTTTGAGTGACGTCAACATCGTGTATGATCAGCAGTCTCGTCGCTCAAGAGGCTTTGCCTTCGTCTACTTTGAAAACTCTGAGGACTCTAAGGAG GCTAAGGAGCGTGCTAACGGAATGGAGCTTGATGGGCGGAGGATACGAGTCGATTTCTCCATTACAAAACGAGCCCATACTCCCACCCCTGGAATCTACATGGGACGACCCACATA tggtggtggcggcggaggcggtggtggaggtggcAGCGGTGGTGGTTCATCGCGCCGCAACTCAAGAGACTATGACAGGGGCTACGACAGAGGCTACGATAGGGGCTACGACAGAGGCTATGATCGTGATTATGATCGCTACGATGACAGAGAATACAGATCATACAG GCGCAGATCTCCGTCTCCTTATTATAGTAGAGGCTACCGCTCCCGATCCCGCTCACGGTCCTACTCGCCAC GTCACTACTGA
- the LOC143331493 gene encoding transformer-2 protein homolog beta-like isoform X2 → MSNRRRHIGNRANPDPNSCLGVFGLSLYTTERDLREVFSKYGPLSDVNIVYDQQSRRSRGFAFVYFENSEDSKEAKERANGMELDGRRIRVDFSITKRAHTPTPGIYMGRPTYGGGGGGGGGGGSGGGSSRRNSRDYDRGYDRGYDRGYDRGYDRDYDRYDDREYRSYRRRSPSPYYSRGYRSRSRSRSYSPRHY, encoded by the exons ATGTCGAATCGTCGCAGGCACATTGGCAACAGG GCTAACCCAGACCCCAACAGCTGTCTGGGTGTGTTTGGACTGAGTTTGTACACCACTGAGAGGGATCTCAGGGAGGTCTTCTCTAAGTATGGACCTTTGAGTGACGTCAACATCGTGTATGATCAGCAGTCTCGTCGCTCAAGAGGCTTTGCCTTCGTCTACTTTGAAAACTCTGAGGACTCTAAGGAG GCTAAGGAGCGTGCTAACGGAATGGAGCTTGATGGGCGGAGGATACGAGTCGATTTCTCCATTACAAAACGAGCCCATACTCCCACCCCTGGAATCTACATGGGACGACCCACATA tggtggtggcggcggaggcggtggtggaggtggcAGCGGTGGTGGTTCATCGCGCCGCAACTCAAGAGACTATGACAGGGGCTACGACAGAGGCTACGATAGGGGCTACGACAGAGGCTATGATCGTGATTATGATCGCTACGATGACAGAGAATACAGATCATACAG GCGCAGATCTCCGTCTCCTTATTATAGTAGAGGCTACCGCTCCCGATCCCGCTCACGGTCCTACTCGCCAC GTCACTACTGA